A region of Jaculus jaculus isolate mJacJac1 chromosome 16, mJacJac1.mat.Y.cur, whole genome shotgun sequence DNA encodes the following proteins:
- the Hesx1 gene encoding homeobox expressed in ES cells 1, with the protein MSPSLEEDAQLGEDKPSPCSFSIESILGLDQKKDCVPSVRPHRPWVDTCRSSEKDGNLCPHIPNLPSGISFPCAVDPPVPAERAVKQESYLSASERLSLKRELSWYRGRRPRTAFTPNQVEVLENVFRVNCYPGIDIREELAQTLNLEEDRIQIWFQNRRAKLKRSHRESQFLMAKKSFNPNLLE; encoded by the exons ATGTCTCCCAGCCTTGAGGAAGACGCTCAGCTTGGGGAAGACAAACCGtctccctgctccttttccatTGAGAGCATCTTAGGACTGGACCAGAAGAAAGACTGTGTTCCTTCGGTGAGACCCCACAGGCCCTGGGTAGACACCTGCCGCTCCTCAG AGAAAGATGGCAACTTGTGCCCACACATCCCAAATCTTCCCAGTGGAATCTCATTTCCCTGTGCCGTGGATCCCCCAGTGCCTGCAGAAAGAGCTGTGAAGCAGGAAAGTTACCTTTCAGCTTCAGAAAGACTATCTCTGAAAAGAGAGCTCAGCTGGTACAGAGGCCGGAGACCAAGAACTGCTTTCACCCCAAACCAG GTTGAAGTATTAGAAAATGTCTTTAGAGTAAACTGCTATCCTGGCATTGATATCCGAGAAGAATTAGCTCAAACATTGAACCTTGAGGAAGACAGAATCCAG ATTTGGTTCCAAAATCGTCGTGCAAAACTGAAGAGGTCCCACAGAGAGTCACAGTTCCTAATGGCAAAAAAAAGTTTCAACCCGAACCTCCTGGAATAG